From Streptomyces sp. TLI_105, one genomic window encodes:
- a CDS encoding cytochrome b/b6 domain-containing protein: MAPPDRDGRVRRFGPSQRMVHRATGWLMLLCLATAACLYLGPLAQLVGRRHLMATVHEWSGILLPTPFLLGLLSAEFRADLRRLNRFAPYDREWLLAVRKRHAWPGARPAGKFNAGQKLYAGWIAGAVLVMMFTGLLMWFMDLLPFISRTSAIFVHDIVAWAITVVLVGHMRKAAADPESRLGMRTGYVSESWAKRYHSRWLD, translated from the coding sequence ATGGCGCCGCCTGACCGGGACGGCCGCGTCCGGCGGTTCGGCCCCTCCCAGCGGATGGTCCACCGGGCGACCGGATGGCTCATGCTGCTCTGCCTGGCCACGGCGGCCTGCCTGTACCTGGGCCCGCTCGCCCAACTTGTCGGCCGGCGCCACCTCATGGCCACGGTCCACGAATGGTCAGGCATCCTGCTTCCGACGCCCTTCCTGCTGGGGCTGCTGTCCGCCGAGTTCCGTGCCGACCTGCGCCGCCTCAACCGCTTCGCGCCGTACGACCGGGAATGGCTGCTGGCCGTCCGCAAGCGCCACGCCTGGCCAGGCGCGCGCCCGGCGGGCAAGTTCAACGCGGGGCAGAAGCTCTACGCGGGCTGGATCGCCGGTGCCGTGCTGGTCATGATGTTTACCGGTCTGCTGATGTGGTTCATGGACCTGCTGCCCTTCATCTCCCGCACCAGCGCGATCTTCGTGCACGACATCGTGGCCTGGGCGATCACCGTCGTCCTGGTCGGTCACATGCGCAAGGCGGCCGCGGACCCGGAATCACGCCTGGGCATGCGGACCGGCTACGTCAGCGAGTCCTGGGCCAAGCGGTACCACTCCCGCTGGCTGGACTAG
- a CDS encoding molybdopterin-dependent oxidoreductase, with product MAGRSKRNAEGAPAGRRALLGMLAAGAAGLVAAPSLQRGWENFLGAASQKDPTGLTGLLPDPGGFRYYSIVGSVPRKDERTYALTIGGLVDRPRTYTLPELRALPQTRVVGDAVCTDGWRVNDAPWEGVKLADLLDAAGVRAQGTAVRFTCFDGAYTESLTLEQARRSDILVALNLQDEPISHAQGGPVRLYVAPMYFYKSAKWLSGIEVTEQVVPGFWEERGYPVDGWLDDADRTDGAA from the coding sequence ATGGCAGGTCGGTCGAAACGAAACGCCGAGGGCGCCCCAGCGGGGCGGCGTGCGCTGCTCGGAATGCTGGCCGCGGGCGCGGCGGGACTCGTCGCGGCACCCTCCCTCCAGCGAGGCTGGGAGAACTTCCTCGGCGCAGCCTCCCAGAAGGACCCCACCGGGCTCACCGGCCTGCTGCCCGATCCGGGCGGCTTCCGGTACTACAGCATCGTCGGATCGGTGCCGCGCAAGGACGAGCGCACCTACGCGCTGACGATCGGCGGTCTGGTCGACCGGCCCAGGACCTACACCCTTCCCGAGCTGCGGGCGCTCCCGCAGACGCGGGTCGTCGGCGACGCGGTCTGCACGGACGGATGGCGCGTGAACGACGCCCCCTGGGAGGGGGTGAAGCTGGCGGACCTGCTCGACGCCGCCGGTGTGCGCGCTCAGGGGACGGCGGTCCGTTTCACCTGCTTCGACGGCGCCTACACCGAGAGCCTCACCCTGGAGCAGGCCCGCCGCTCGGACATCCTGGTGGCGCTGAACCTGCAGGACGAACCGATCAGCCACGCGCAGGGCGGCCCGGTCCGGCTGTACGTGGCGCCGATGTACTTCTACAAGTCGGCCAAGTGGCTGTCCGGGATCGAGGTCACCGAGCAGGTGGTCCCCGGGTTCTGGGAGGAGCGCGGCTATCCGGTCGACGGCTGGCTCGACGACGCGGACCGGACCGATGGCGCCGCCTGA